The genomic interval GTCGGCGACTACGTCGATCGCGGCCCATCGGCGCGCGACGTTATCGAGCTTGCGCTGGAGCTGGAACGCGGCGATGCGGAATGCGTGTTCCTGAAGGGCAATCATGAGGACATGATGCTGTCGTTTCTCGGCATGCCGGGAAATTACGGCGAGTCGTTTCTGTTCAACGGCGGCATCGCGACGCTCGACAGCTACGGCGTGCACGAGGAAGACCTCGAGGACGCCTTCGCGCGGCTGCCCGCCGCGCACCTCGACTTCATGAGCCGGCTGGCCACCAGCTACCTGCGGCCGCCCTACCTCTTCGTCCACGCCGGCATCATGCCGAGCCGCCAGCTCGAGGAGCAGCAGCCCGAGGACATGCTGTGGATTCGGCAGGAGTTCATTTTCAGTCCGCACAAAATCGACGCGACGGTGGTGTTCGGCCATACTCCGATGCGTGGCGTGATGATCGACCTGCCGTACAAACTCGGCATCGACACCGGCCTGGTGTACGGCGGCAAGCTGACCTGCGTCGAGTTCACCGAGGGCGTGCTCTACCAGGTCCAGCGCGGGCATCGCGCGGTCAAGACCCGCAGCATCCCGCTGCGCTGAACGAATTGCGCGCGGTCTTTCGCGGCTGGCGCGCTCACGCTAGATTTGACGGTTCCCGGTGGCGACGTAGCTCAGTTGGCTAGAGCATGCGGCTCATATCCGCAGTGTCGTAGGTTCGACTCCTACCGTCGCCACCAATTCCCCCTCTCCGTTGGGCGTCGTTGACTCATCATCTTCGCGTGCCAGTTATGGTACATTCGTGCTGCCTACTATGACCCCAAGAAAATAGCCGAAATCAAAAGCGCGGAACTTGGATGGCTGATGGAGCAGCTTCCCGTTCTGAAGGCGAAGTTCAAAAAGTGTCTTGACATTAGCAAATGGTAGGGCGAAAACCCGCTTCCCAGTTCAATATCCGCAACTGAGAGTCTGTGGAAAATTGAGGAGACTAAAATGCCAACACGATTCGATGGGTTCTACATCGCGCGATACGAAGGATTGGATGCGGACGCGAAACCCGGCTACGGCGTCATGTTCCTGAAGGACGGGAAGATTTACGGTGGGGACAATCTGAGCTGCTTCCTCGGAGAATTTGAAGACAATGGGAACGTGGTCG from Candidatus Binatus sp. carries:
- a CDS encoding metallophosphoesterase family protein — its product is MTTNRKSKPGGRVFAIGDIHGCPDELDAILKSIAPTAGDTVVFVGDYVDRGPSARDVIELALELERGDAECVFLKGNHEDMMLSFLGMPGNYGESFLFNGGIATLDSYGVHEEDLEDAFARLPAAHLDFMSRLATSYLRPPYLFVHAGIMPSRQLEEQQPEDMLWIRQEFIFSPHKIDATVVFGHTPMRGVMIDLPYKLGIDTGLVYGGKLTCVEFTEGVLYQVQRGHRAVKTRSIPLR